In Mycobacterium sp. Aquia_216, a genomic segment contains:
- a CDS encoding glutathionylspermidine synthase family protein: MKRARQKPRSNWQAIVESQGLVYGTPARDARGRDRPYWDESVRYEFDMDEILALEADVELLHSMCLNAVEQVVLMERFAEFGLPEWSWQPIAESWRRSDPHVYGRFDLRYDGRRPAVLLEYNADTPTTLLEAAILQWYWLKDCFPEDDQWNSLHEQLVDRWKQLRDLLPSSALHLAWSGVEATGEDQITTTYLQETAAEAGFQTIGLTIEDLGWDSALERFVDLEESQIDAVFKLYPWEWVLDDEFGKHVVSSLPQTAWIEPLWKTLLSNKAILGILWEMYPGHPNLLPAYIDDPHELTEYVRKPKLGREGANITVVGAGMETATGGVYGEEGYVYQLLDPLPEFDDMRPALGAWIVGDTAAGLGIRETAGLITDDGAAFVPHRIPQK, encoded by the coding sequence ATGAAGCGCGCCCGGCAGAAGCCGCGGTCGAACTGGCAGGCGATCGTGGAATCGCAAGGCCTGGTGTACGGGACCCCCGCGCGCGACGCGCGGGGTCGGGACCGGCCGTACTGGGACGAATCGGTCCGCTACGAATTCGACATGGACGAGATCCTGGCGCTGGAAGCCGACGTCGAACTCCTGCATTCGATGTGCCTGAACGCCGTCGAGCAGGTGGTTCTGATGGAGCGCTTCGCCGAGTTCGGTCTGCCGGAATGGAGTTGGCAACCCATCGCCGAATCGTGGCGCCGATCCGACCCACATGTGTACGGGCGCTTCGACTTACGCTACGACGGCCGGCGGCCGGCGGTACTGCTCGAGTACAACGCCGATACACCGACGACGCTGCTGGAAGCCGCGATCCTGCAATGGTATTGGCTCAAGGACTGCTTTCCCGAGGACGACCAGTGGAACTCATTGCACGAACAGCTCGTCGACCGTTGGAAGCAGCTGCGGGATCTGTTGCCCAGCAGCGCGTTGCACTTGGCCTGGTCGGGTGTGGAAGCCACGGGTGAGGACCAGATCACGACCACCTATCTGCAGGAAACCGCGGCGGAGGCGGGTTTTCAGACCATCGGGCTGACGATCGAGGACCTCGGCTGGGACTCCGCCCTGGAGCGCTTCGTCGATCTGGAGGAGTCACAGATCGACGCCGTCTTCAAGCTCTACCCGTGGGAATGGGTGCTCGACGACGAGTTTGGCAAACACGTGGTATCCAGCCTGCCGCAGACGGCGTGGATCGAACCGCTGTGGAAGACGTTGTTGTCCAACAAGGCGATCCTCGGCATTTTGTGGGAGATGTATCCGGGGCACCCAAACCTGTTGCCCGCCTATATCGACGATCCGCACGAGCTGACCGAGTACGTCCGTAAACCCAAGCTCGGGCGCGAAGGCGCGAACATCACCGTGGTCGGCGCCGGAATGGAGACCGCCACCGGCGGGGTCTACGGCGAAGAGGGATACGTCTATCAGCTGCTGGATCCGTTGCCGGAATTCGACGACATGCGCCCCGCGCTGGGTGCGTGGATCGTCGGCGATACGGCGGCCGGTCTCGGTATCCGAGAGACGGCGG
- a CDS encoding HAD family hydrolase has translation MTGLTPRPALIACDVDGTLFDDDETITPRTRDAVRAAVAAGANFVVATGRPPRWIRPIVDELGFAPMAVCANGAVIYDPASDRVISARTLPVDALAELAELATRVIPGAGLAVERIGRSAHDTATPQFISSPGYEHAWLNPDNTEVSIEDLLSAPAIKLLIRQAGARSADMAAELAKHVGLEGDITYSTNNGLVEIVPLGISKATGIAEIAKPLEIVSGQVVAFGDMPNDLPMLRWAGHGVAMGNAHPDVLAIANEVTARNSEDGVGRVLERWWG, from the coding sequence ATGACGGGGCTGACTCCGAGGCCGGCACTCATCGCCTGCGATGTCGACGGCACCTTGTTCGACGACGACGAAACCATCACCCCACGTACTCGTGATGCGGTGCGCGCCGCCGTCGCCGCCGGCGCCAATTTTGTTGTGGCAACCGGTCGTCCGCCCCGGTGGATACGTCCGATCGTGGACGAGCTGGGATTCGCCCCGATGGCGGTGTGCGCCAACGGCGCCGTCATCTACGACCCTGCCAGCGACCGGGTGATCTCGGCGCGCACACTGCCCGTCGACGCCCTGGCCGAATTGGCCGAGCTCGCGACCCGCGTCATCCCCGGTGCCGGCCTGGCGGTAGAGCGGATCGGTCGGAGCGCCCACGACACCGCGACTCCGCAATTCATTAGTTCGCCGGGCTATGAGCACGCGTGGCTGAACCCGGACAACACCGAGGTGTCGATCGAAGACCTGCTCAGCGCGCCGGCCATCAAGCTGTTGATCCGCCAGGCCGGTGCCCGTAGCGCAGACATGGCCGCCGAACTCGCCAAGCACGTCGGCCTCGAGGGCGACATCACCTACTCCACCAACAACGGGCTGGTGGAGATCGTGCCGCTGGGAATCAGCAAGGCCACCGGCATCGCGGAGATCGCCAAGCCGCTGGAGATCGTCAGCGGCCAGGTGGTGGCGTTCGGAGACATGCCCAACGATCTTCCGATGCTGCGGTGGGCGGGTCACGGGGTGGCGATGGGCAATGCCCATCCCGACGTGCTCGCCATCGCCAACGAGGTCACGGCGCGCAACAGCGAGGATGGCGTGGGACGCGTGCTGGAACGTTGGTGGGGTTAG
- a CDS encoding lysophospholipid acyltransferase family protein, with protein sequence MAERFYRFGELIVPPLVAMNGTKFTFHGLENIPQRGGALLAQNHTSYLDWLPPLFAARERGRRMYFMIKAEMADVKAVDYVIKHARLIPVDRRNGQDAFALAVQRLRAGELIGMHPEATISRSFELREFKTGAARMALDAQVPIIPVIVWGAHRIWPKDHPKKVFRNKVPITVAAGRPIAPLGSPEQLNVALRDAMNALLYRVQEEYPHPEGEYWVPRRLGGSAPNREDSQAIRLAELQERIAKYGTDGVTRPGDPQSGRH encoded by the coding sequence ATGGCAGAGCGGTTCTACCGATTCGGGGAGTTGATCGTGCCCCCGCTCGTCGCGATGAACGGGACCAAGTTCACGTTCCACGGCCTCGAGAACATTCCGCAACGCGGCGGTGCGCTGCTGGCCCAAAACCACACCAGCTACCTGGATTGGCTTCCGCCGTTGTTCGCGGCGCGGGAGCGGGGCCGGCGCATGTACTTCATGATCAAGGCCGAAATGGCTGACGTGAAGGCCGTCGACTATGTGATCAAGCACGCCAGGCTCATCCCGGTGGACCGCCGCAACGGGCAGGATGCTTTCGCGCTGGCGGTGCAGCGGCTACGCGCCGGCGAACTGATCGGGATGCACCCAGAGGCCACCATCAGCCGCAGTTTCGAGCTCCGGGAATTCAAGACCGGGGCGGCGCGCATGGCGTTGGACGCCCAAGTGCCGATCATTCCGGTGATTGTGTGGGGCGCCCACCGGATTTGGCCCAAGGATCATCCAAAGAAGGTGTTCCGCAACAAGGTTCCGATCACCGTGGCCGCCGGACGGCCGATTGCGCCACTCGGCAGCCCCGAGCAACTCAACGTCGCGCTGCGCGACGCGATGAACGCCCTGCTCTACCGGGTGCAAGAGGAGTATCCGCACCCCGAGGGGGAGTACTGGGTGCCACGCCGGCTGGGCGGCAGCGCGCCGAACCGCGAGGATTCCCAGGCGATCCGGCTGGCCGAGCTGCAAGAGCGGATTGCCAAGTACGGGACCGACGGCGTGACCCGTCCGGGAGACCCGCAAAGCGGACGGCATTGA
- a CDS encoding lysophospholipid acyltransferase family protein, whose amino-acid sequence MVEPTYRTLEILTQLAILASGTRISYRGVENIPARGGAVIAINHTSYVDWLPAALAIHRRGRRLRFMIKAEMEQVKVVNFLIKRTGTIPVDRNAGAGAYAVAVQRLRAGELVGVYPEATISRSFELKGFKTGAARMAIEADAPIVPVIVWGAQRLWTKDHPRDLGRNKVPITVQVGAPLHADNDIARTDDALRESMTKLLHQAQHDYPHPAGEYWVPHRLGGGAPTMAEAAQIEADEAAARAANRAPGQSR is encoded by the coding sequence ATGGTGGAGCCGACCTATCGCACCTTGGAGATCCTGACCCAGCTGGCGATTTTGGCGTCTGGCACCAGGATCAGCTACCGAGGGGTCGAGAACATCCCGGCGCGCGGCGGCGCCGTGATCGCCATCAATCACACCAGCTATGTCGACTGGTTGCCCGCCGCGCTGGCCATCCATCGTCGCGGCCGCCGGCTGCGGTTCATGATCAAGGCCGAGATGGAACAGGTGAAGGTGGTCAACTTCCTGATCAAGCGCACGGGCACCATTCCGGTGGACCGAAACGCCGGGGCGGGTGCATATGCGGTGGCCGTGCAGCGGTTACGGGCGGGGGAGCTGGTGGGGGTCTATCCGGAAGCCACCATCAGCCGCAGCTTCGAGCTGAAAGGGTTCAAGACCGGGGCCGCCCGCATGGCGATCGAAGCGGACGCCCCGATCGTCCCGGTGATCGTCTGGGGGGCACAGCGGCTCTGGACCAAGGATCACCCCCGGGATCTAGGCCGCAACAAGGTGCCGATCACCGTGCAGGTGGGCGCGCCGCTACATGCCGACAATGACATCGCGCGGACCGACGACGCGCTGCGCGAGTCGATGACCAAGCTGCTGCACCAGGCTCAGCACGATTATCCGCATCCGGCGGGGGAGTATTGGGTGCCGCACCGGCTCGGCGGAGGGGCGCCGACAATGGCCGAAGCGGCTCAGATCGAGGCTGACGAGGCTGCCGCGCGGGCGGCGAATCGAGCCCCCGGCCAATCGCGTTAG
- a CDS encoding lysophospholipid acyltransferase family protein codes for MEPVYGTAILLARTIWRMQGLKITVTGVEHLPTSGGAVIAINHTGYLDFTFAGLPAYKQGLGRKVRFMAKQEVFDDKFTGPIMRSLRHIPVDRQDGAASYEAAVRNLKDGELVGVYPEATISRSFEIKECKSGAARMAVEAGVPIVPHIVWGAQRIWTKGHPKKLARPKVPITVLVGEPIEPTLDVPELRGLLHSRMQQLLERAQEQYGPHPAGEFWVPHRLGGGAPSLADAARLDTEEAAARAARRAEAAGAPE; via the coding sequence GTGGAACCGGTATACGGCACTGCGATCCTGCTCGCACGCACGATCTGGCGCATGCAGGGCCTGAAGATCACCGTCACGGGCGTCGAGCATCTGCCGACCAGCGGCGGCGCGGTCATCGCGATCAACCACACCGGCTACCTCGACTTCACCTTCGCTGGTCTGCCGGCGTACAAGCAGGGCCTCGGCCGCAAAGTGCGGTTCATGGCCAAGCAAGAGGTGTTCGACGACAAGTTCACCGGTCCGATCATGCGCAGCCTGCGGCACATCCCGGTGGATCGGCAAGACGGGGCCGCGTCCTACGAAGCGGCCGTCAGAAATCTCAAGGACGGCGAGCTGGTCGGCGTCTATCCCGAAGCCACCATCAGCCGCAGTTTCGAGATCAAGGAATGTAAGAGCGGTGCCGCTCGGATGGCGGTGGAGGCCGGGGTTCCGATCGTTCCGCACATCGTCTGGGGTGCGCAGCGGATCTGGACCAAGGGCCACCCGAAAAAGCTCGCTCGCCCGAAGGTGCCGATCACGGTGCTGGTCGGCGAGCCGATCGAACCGACGCTGGACGTGCCGGAATTGCGAGGGCTGCTGCACTCGCGGATGCAGCAATTGCTGGAACGGGCCCAGGAGCAGTACGGACCGCACCCGGCCGGTGAGTTCTGGGTGCCGCACCGGTTGGGCGGCGGCGCCCCGTCTTTGGCTGACGCGGCTCGCCTTGACACCGAAGAGGCGGCGGCGCGGGCGGCTCGGCGGGCCGAGGCCGCGGGGGCGCCGGAGTAG
- a CDS encoding phosphotransferase produces the protein MTYPSSQPPAPAIVGELADGRPVRAVWVNDEGGVTFRLDTGRSAREFVKVADVPGTDFAAEAARLRWAARYAAVPRVLGFGVDADRAWLHTRGLPGLSAVHPSWQRVPDVAVRAIGAGLRQLHDGLPTRTCPFDWSTTGRLAALTAAARLRVGEAPPVDRLVVCHGDACAPNTLIGDNGRCCGHVDVGDLGVADRWADLAVATLSLGWNYPGRNWEPEFFTAYGVEPDPARIDYYRRLWQA, from the coding sequence GTGACCTACCCGTCGTCGCAGCCGCCGGCGCCCGCAATCGTCGGCGAGTTGGCCGACGGCCGGCCCGTGCGCGCGGTCTGGGTCAACGACGAGGGCGGGGTGACGTTCCGGCTGGACACGGGCCGTTCCGCCAGGGAGTTCGTCAAGGTAGCCGACGTGCCCGGCACCGACTTCGCCGCCGAAGCAGCGCGGCTGCGCTGGGCGGCCCGGTACGCGGCGGTGCCGCGGGTGCTGGGATTCGGTGTCGACGCGGACCGTGCCTGGCTGCACACCCGAGGGTTGCCGGGGCTTTCCGCGGTGCATCCAAGCTGGCAGCGGGTACCGGACGTGGCGGTGCGCGCAATCGGCGCCGGGCTACGCCAACTGCACGACGGATTGCCGACGCGCACATGCCCTTTCGATTGGTCGACGACCGGCCGGCTGGCCGCGCTCACCGCGGCCGCCCGGCTTCGCGTCGGCGAGGCGCCGCCGGTCGATCGGCTGGTGGTCTGTCACGGCGATGCGTGTGCCCCCAACACCCTGATCGGCGACAACGGTCGCTGTTGCGGGCACGTCGACGTCGGCGATCTCGGAGTGGCCGACCGATGGGCCGATCTCGCGGTCGCGACGCTCTCGTTGGGCTGGAACTATCCCGGCCGGAATTGGGAGCCGGAGTTCTTCACCGCCTACGGCGTCGAGCCGGACCCGGCCCGCATCGACTACTACCGGCGGCTGTGGCAGGCCTGA
- a CDS encoding MBL fold metallo-hydrolase, with translation MQVTSVGHAGFLIQTQAGSILCDPWVNPAYFASWFPFPDNTALDWDALGDCDYLYVSHLHKDHFDANHLRDHVNKDAVVLLPDFPVPDLRNELQKLGFHRFFETTDSVKHHVSGPKGDLDVMVIALRAPADGPIGDSALVVSDGATTVFNMNDARPVDLDMLATEFGHIDVHLLQYSGAIWYPMVYDMPARAKESFGTQKRQRQMDRARQYIAQVDATWVVPSAGPPCFLDAELRHLNDDHGDPANIFPDQMVFLDQMRSHGHDRGLLMIPGSVADFTGTSLDSLRHPLPDDEVEAIFTTGKAAYIADYADRMAPVLAAQRASWAAAAGEPLLEPLRALFEPIMLQSDEICDGIGYPVELVIGPETVVLDFPKRIVRERIPHEKVRYGFAIAPELVRTVLRDREPDWVNTIFLSTRFQAWRVGGYNEYLYTFFKCLTDERIAYADGWFAETHDDSASITVNGWEIQRRCPHLKADLSKFGVVEGDTLTCNLHGWQWRLDNGRCLTTRGHELRSRRA, from the coding sequence GTGCAGGTCACGAGCGTAGGCCACGCAGGATTTCTGATCCAAACCCAGGCAGGCAGCATCCTGTGCGACCCCTGGGTCAATCCGGCCTACTTCGCGTCGTGGTTCCCATTCCCGGACAACACCGCACTGGACTGGGACGCTCTCGGCGACTGCGACTACCTGTATGTCTCACACCTGCACAAGGACCATTTCGACGCGAACCATCTGCGCGACCACGTCAACAAGGACGCGGTGGTGCTGCTGCCCGACTTCCCGGTGCCGGATCTTCGAAATGAACTGCAGAAGCTAGGGTTTCACCGATTCTTCGAGACCACCGACTCGGTCAAACACCACGTCAGCGGCCCCAAAGGCGATCTTGACGTCATGGTCATCGCGCTGCGGGCGCCCGCCGACGGCCCGATCGGCGACTCGGCCCTCGTCGTCTCCGACGGCGCGACAACGGTTTTCAACATGAACGACGCCCGACCGGTCGATTTGGACATGCTGGCAACTGAGTTCGGGCACATCGATGTGCACCTGCTGCAGTACTCCGGTGCGATCTGGTACCCAATGGTCTACGACATGCCGGCCCGGGCCAAGGAGTCGTTCGGCACCCAGAAACGGCAGCGCCAAATGGATCGCGCTCGCCAGTACATCGCCCAGGTAGACGCGACGTGGGTGGTGCCGTCCGCGGGACCGCCGTGCTTTTTGGACGCCGAGTTGCGTCACCTCAACGACGACCATGGGGACCCGGCCAACATCTTCCCCGACCAGATGGTGTTCCTGGACCAGATGCGCAGCCACGGGCATGACCGCGGTTTGCTGATGATCCCCGGTTCGGTCGCGGATTTCACTGGCACGTCATTGGATTCACTGCGACACCCGTTGCCTGACGACGAAGTGGAGGCCATCTTCACGACCGGCAAGGCCGCGTACATCGCCGACTATGCCGACCGGATGGCGCCGGTCTTGGCCGCGCAGCGGGCGAGCTGGGCCGCCGCGGCCGGCGAGCCGCTGTTGGAACCGCTGCGCGCCCTGTTCGAGCCGATCATGCTGCAAAGCGACGAGATCTGCGACGGCATCGGTTACCCCGTCGAGCTGGTGATCGGCCCGGAGACCGTAGTTCTCGACTTTCCGAAACGGATTGTGCGCGAACGTATTCCCCACGAAAAGGTCCGGTACGGCTTCGCCATCGCGCCGGAGTTGGTCCGCACCGTATTGCGCGATCGCGAGCCGGACTGGGTCAACACCATCTTCTTGTCCACGCGTTTCCAGGCCTGGCGAGTCGGCGGCTACAACGAGTACCTGTACACCTTCTTCAAATGCCTGACCGACGAGCGGATCGCCTACGCCGACGGCTGGTTCGCCGAAACTCACGATGACTCCGCATCGATCACCGTGAACGGCTGGGAGATCCAACGCCGTTGCCCCCACCTCAAGGCTGACCTGTCGAAATTCGGTGTGGTAGAAGGCGACACGCTGACCTGCAATCTGCACGGCTGGCAATGGCGACTGGATAACGGCCGGTGCCTGACCACCCGCGGTCACGAGCTGCGGAGCCGCCGGGCATGA
- a CDS encoding phytoene desaturase family protein, which yields MTGCETTFDAIVIGAGHNGLTAAVLLQKAGLRTLCLDPKLYAGGMASTVELFDGYQFEIAGSVLFPTALEVVSELGLDTMPTIDLDVMSVAVRGVGDDPLIQYSDPIKLFTHLNEVHGADAVNGMAGLMGWAQAPIRALGRFEAGMPPKSIDEMYACATNEFERSAIDDMLFGSVTDVLDRYLPDREKHGAIRGSMTVLAVNTLYRGPSTPGSAAALAFGLGVPNGDTMQMKKLRGGIGALTAHLREVLETHGGEVRLRTKVTEILVADGRVTGVRTEAGETLNAPIVVSGIAPDVTLNELIDPAALPADIRERYARIDHRGSYLQMHFALEEAPAFAAPYEALNDPAMQASIGLFCTPEEVQQQWEGARRGIVPADPTVVLQIPSQNDPDLAPQGKHAASAFALFFPIEGDVDYGQAKVEMGQRVIDKITRLAPNFERSIIRHTTFTPRHMGVMFGAPGGDYCHGLLNANQIGPNRPGPKGFLGQPIPITGLYLGSAGCHGGPGITFTPGYNAARAALADR from the coding sequence ATGACTGGGTGCGAAACCACGTTTGACGCGATAGTTATCGGTGCCGGGCATAACGGGCTGACCGCGGCGGTGCTGCTGCAGAAGGCCGGACTGCGCACGCTGTGCCTGGATCCCAAGCTGTATGCGGGCGGCATGGCTTCCACCGTCGAGCTATTCGACGGGTACCAGTTCGAGATCGCCGGTTCGGTGCTGTTCCCGACGGCCCTCGAAGTGGTCAGCGAGCTGGGCCTGGACACCATGCCGACGATCGACTTGGACGTGATGTCGGTGGCAGTGCGTGGTGTCGGCGACGATCCGCTCATTCAGTACAGCGATCCGATCAAGCTGTTCACCCACCTCAACGAGGTCCACGGCGCTGACGCCGTCAACGGAATGGCGGGGCTGATGGGTTGGGCCCAGGCGCCGATCCGCGCGTTGGGCCGGTTCGAAGCCGGAATGCCGCCCAAGAGCATCGACGAGATGTATGCCTGTGCCACCAACGAATTCGAGCGCTCGGCGATCGACGACATGTTGTTCGGATCGGTCACCGACGTGTTGGACCGCTACCTGCCCGACCGCGAGAAACACGGCGCGATCCGCGGCTCGATGACCGTGCTGGCGGTCAACACGCTCTACCGCGGCCCGTCCACGCCGGGTAGCGCGGCGGCGCTCGCCTTCGGACTCGGCGTTCCCAACGGGGACACCATGCAGATGAAGAAGCTGCGGGGTGGCATCGGCGCGCTCACCGCGCATCTGCGCGAGGTGCTGGAGACCCACGGCGGTGAAGTTCGGTTGCGTACCAAGGTGACCGAGATTCTCGTCGCCGACGGGCGGGTGACCGGAGTGCGCACCGAGGCAGGGGAGACGCTGAACGCCCCGATCGTCGTGTCCGGCATCGCGCCGGACGTCACGCTCAACGAGTTGATCGATCCCGCCGCGCTGCCCGCCGATATCCGGGAACGTTATGCGCGCATCGACCACCGCGGAAGTTATCTGCAGATGCACTTCGCGCTGGAGGAAGCCCCCGCCTTCGCCGCGCCCTACGAGGCGCTCAACGACCCTGCCATGCAGGCCTCGATCGGCCTGTTCTGCACACCGGAAGAAGTCCAGCAGCAGTGGGAAGGCGCCCGACGTGGCATCGTGCCGGCCGATCCGACGGTCGTGTTGCAGATCCCGTCGCAGAACGATCCGGACCTGGCGCCCCAGGGCAAGCATGCCGCGTCGGCATTCGCGCTGTTTTTCCCGATCGAGGGCGATGTGGATTACGGGCAGGCCAAGGTCGAGATGGGGCAGCGGGTGATCGACAAGATCACCCGGCTCGCACCGAATTTCGAGCGCAGCATCATCCGGCACACCACCTTCACGCCCAGGCACATGGGGGTGATGTTCGGCGCCCCCGGCGGCGACTACTGTCACGGCTTGTTGAATGCCAACCAGATCGGCCCCAACCGGCCCGGGCCGAAAGGCTTTCTCGGTCAACCGATCCCGATCACGGGGTTGTACCTGGGCAGTGCGGGCTGTCACGGCGGACCGGGGATCACGTTCACCCCGGGCTACAACGCCGCTCGTGCGGCGCTGGCGGATCGCTAG